The proteins below are encoded in one region of Legionella antarctica:
- a CDS encoding dihydrolipoyl dehydrogenase family protein, with translation MSHDNTFDLAIIGGGSGGLSLASGSAQLGLKVALMEGHKMGGDCLNYGCVPSKALLAAAKSIYQARHQAPEFGADLEFKSLDFSKVMGHVSSVVKTIEPHDSVERFESLGVKVFQEYGQFVDENTVKAGSQTIRAKKIVIATGSSPFIPPIKGIDTINHLTNETIFDLKALPEHLIVIGGGPIGCELAQAFVMLGSKVTIVEAMTILPKDDKDAVAVVNQTLKDVGIDILEHAKVNELVQKNEFTIEVKVSKSSEDIVLTGSHVLVATGRKPNVDKLGLDKARVSFTKKGIDVNARLQTSQKHIYAIGDVVGPYQFTHMASYQAGIVLRNIAFKIPAKVNYKAVPWVTYTHPELAHVGKAYADIKEPSEFTITKWQFSQSDRAQTEGETTGMIKVVSNKKGTILGVTIVGLHAGELILPWAMAIRESKSLRAFTDTIAPYPTLSEISKQVSGEFYKPKLFSKKVRTLVSLLQKLWW, from the coding sequence ATGAGTCACGATAACACGTTTGATTTAGCGATTATTGGCGGGGGCTCTGGTGGCTTAAGTCTTGCCTCAGGCAGTGCGCAGTTAGGTCTTAAGGTTGCTTTGATGGAAGGCCACAAAATGGGCGGAGATTGCTTAAATTACGGCTGCGTGCCTTCAAAAGCGCTTTTGGCAGCGGCAAAATCAATCTATCAGGCAAGACACCAGGCACCTGAATTTGGTGCTGATCTTGAATTTAAATCCTTGGATTTTAGCAAAGTGATGGGGCATGTCTCGTCTGTTGTCAAAACCATCGAACCGCATGACTCGGTTGAGCGCTTTGAATCTTTAGGCGTGAAGGTTTTTCAGGAGTACGGGCAATTTGTAGATGAAAATACAGTTAAGGCAGGCAGCCAAACGATTAGGGCCAAAAAAATTGTGATAGCGACTGGCTCATCCCCTTTTATCCCACCCATTAAAGGGATTGATACCATAAACCATCTCACCAACGAAACCATTTTTGATTTAAAAGCGCTTCCCGAACACTTAATTGTGATTGGCGGAGGCCCCATTGGTTGTGAGTTGGCTCAGGCCTTTGTGATGCTAGGTAGTAAAGTTACTATCGTAGAAGCGATGACCATTCTGCCTAAAGACGATAAAGATGCTGTGGCTGTTGTAAATCAAACGTTAAAGGATGTGGGAATCGATATTCTGGAGCACGCAAAAGTTAACGAGCTGGTGCAGAAAAATGAATTCACCATCGAAGTGAAGGTATCCAAATCCTCAGAAGATATCGTTCTTACCGGTTCGCATGTTCTGGTAGCTACGGGGAGAAAACCCAATGTGGACAAATTAGGACTTGATAAAGCCAGGGTCTCGTTCACAAAGAAAGGCATAGATGTCAATGCCAGATTGCAGACCAGTCAAAAACACATCTATGCCATCGGTGATGTAGTGGGACCCTATCAATTTACTCATATGGCGTCTTATCAGGCAGGAATCGTGTTACGTAATATCGCCTTTAAGATACCTGCCAAAGTCAATTACAAAGCCGTTCCCTGGGTAACCTATACCCATCCGGAGCTGGCCCATGTGGGCAAAGCTTACGCTGATATCAAAGAGCCCTCAGAGTTTACTATAACCAAATGGCAATTCAGTCAATCCGATAGAGCGCAAACAGAAGGTGAAACTACAGGAATGATCAAAGTGGTTAGCAACAAAAAAGGCACAATTTTGGGTGTCACTATTGTTGGTTTGCACGCAGGTGAGCTCATTTTGCCCTGGGCCATGGCCATACGAGAAAGTAAAAGTCTTCGGGCTTTCACCGATACCATAGCCCCCTACCCAACGCTAAGTGAGATTAGCAAACAAGTATCTGGTGAGTTTTACAAGCCTAAACTGTTCTCCAAAAAGGTACGCACGCTTGTTTCCTTGTTACAAAAATTATGGTGGTAA
- a CDS encoding CDP-alcohol phosphatidyltransferase family protein, whose product MIEAYIRIPYQRILVDPAARKIQDKISPNQLTLLSGAVGLLILPCLYFGAHSFAIILLLLSGYLDTLDGTLARLTGHSSDWGSVLDITVDRLVEFIVILALWFVAPEARGFWIIMMLGSVLLCITSFLVVGIFTANESEKGFYYSPGIMERAEAFAFFIAMIVWPNWFSILAFFFSLLVLVTAIIRLKQFYNAQSKLLPKTRETVDRS is encoded by the coding sequence ATGATAGAAGCCTATATAAGAATCCCTTATCAACGGATTTTAGTCGATCCTGCGGCAAGAAAAATACAAGACAAAATATCTCCTAACCAACTGACGTTGCTTTCAGGGGCTGTGGGACTTTTGATCTTGCCTTGCCTATATTTTGGCGCCCATTCATTCGCAATCATTTTATTATTGTTGTCAGGATATCTCGACACCCTCGATGGTACCTTAGCCAGATTGACCGGGCATTCCTCTGACTGGGGAAGCGTGCTTGATATCACCGTTGATCGCTTGGTGGAGTTTATTGTTATTTTAGCACTTTGGTTCGTGGCACCTGAGGCAAGAGGCTTTTGGATCATCATGATGCTAGGCAGTGTTTTACTCTGTATTACCAGTTTTTTAGTGGTCGGAATTTTTACTGCCAATGAATCTGAAAAAGGCTTTTATTATAGTCCGGGCATTATGGAGCGAGCTGAAGCCTTTGCTTTTTTTATCGCCATGATTGTGTGGCCCAACTGGTTTTCCATCCTTGCCTTTTTCTTTTCTTTGCTGGTGTTAGTCACCGCGATTATCCGGCTGAAACAGTTTTATAACGCCCAATCTAAGCTTTTGCCTAAAACCCGTGAAACTGTCGACAGGAGTTGA